Proteins from one Salinispora arenicola genomic window:
- a CDS encoding Ig-like domain repeat protein: MRGVGQQPGRGVGARRAARVIAGWFCLAVVVTAVQAGGASAAAEQDSSVARHTSAVQRMPAPSTATNIALAWGNNDFGQLGDGSTTDSSTPVAVSLPAGVTVTATSAGADHGLALTSAGSVLAWGGNFSGQLGDGSTTNSSTPVPVSLPVGVTVTAVAAGGLHSLALTSAGTLLAWGHNSRGQLGDGTTTNRSTPVSVSLPAGTTVTAVAGGRSHSLAVTSAGTVLAWGHNSLGQLGDGSTTTRSTPVPVSLPVGTTAVAVAGGGEHSVGLTSAGTVLAWGRNFFGQLGDGTTADSSVPVAVSLPSGITVTAITAGDDHSLGLTSAGTVLAWGRNFFGQLGDGTTADSSTPVAVSLPSGATVTAIALSDSDHSVALTSTGAVLAWGDNSDGQLGDGTTADSSVPVAVSLSAGTTVTAIAAGTNHNLALVAPPTSSVALRVTPSNPEVGQDVTLTATVTCTGDTPAGTVMFRDNTAVLVTAPLTIDGTASHTMKLAPGEHSLTADYTSSNTCPDSRSVPVSVTVAPAPDGPDLPVTGPNLPTVVGAAALFTLAGATLIRLTGRRRPVSHQLR, from the coding sequence ATGCGGGGAGTCGGTCAGCAGCCGGGCCGTGGTGTCGGAGCGCGCCGGGCGGCGAGGGTCATCGCCGGGTGGTTCTGCCTCGCGGTGGTGGTGACGGCCGTCCAGGCGGGCGGCGCGTCGGCCGCCGCCGAGCAGGACAGCTCGGTCGCGCGGCATACGTCGGCCGTGCAGCGTATGCCAGCACCATCCACCGCCACGAACATCGCCCTCGCCTGGGGCAATAATGACTTCGGCCAGTTGGGTGACGGGTCCACCACTGACAGCAGTACACCAGTGGCGGTGAGTCTGCCTGCGGGTGTCACGGTTACCGCAACGTCCGCGGGAGCCGACCATGGTCTGGCGTTGACGTCTGCCGGCAGCGTCCTCGCATGGGGCGGCAACTTCTCCGGGCAACTGGGCGATGGGTCCACCACGAACAGCAGTACGCCGGTGCCGGTGAGTCTGCCCGTGGGCGTCACGGTCACCGCCGTCGCCGCTGGCGGTCTGCACAGTCTGGCGTTGACCTCGGCGGGCACCCTCCTCGCCTGGGGCCACAATTCCAGGGGTCAGTTGGGTGATGGGACTACCACGAACCGCAGTACGCCAGTGTCGGTGAGCCTACCGGCGGGTACGACGGTCACTGCCGTCGCCGGCGGCCGCTCCCACAGCCTGGCGGTGACGTCCGCCGGCACAGTCCTTGCCTGGGGCCACAACTCCTTAGGTCAGCTGGGTGACGGGTCCACCACGACCCGCAGTACGCCGGTGCCGGTGAGTCTGCCCGTCGGTACGACGGCCGTCGCCGTCGCTGGCGGTGGCGAACACAGCGTGGGGTTGACGTCTGCTGGCACTGTCCTTGCGTGGGGGCGTAATTTCTTTGGTCAGTTGGGTGATGGGACCACCGCTGACAGCAGCGTGCCTGTCGCGGTGAGTTTGCCCTCGGGCATCACGGTCACCGCCATTACTGCCGGCGACGACCATAGTCTGGGGTTGACGTCTGCTGGCACTGTCCTTGCGTGGGGGCGTAATTTCTTTGGTCAGTTGGGTGATGGGACCACCGCTGACAGCAGTACGCCGGTGGCGGTGAGTTTGCCCTCAGGTGCCACCGTCACCGCCATCGCTCTCAGCGACAGTGACCACAGCGTGGCGCTGACATCCACCGGTGCCGTCCTTGCTTGGGGTGACAATTCTGACGGCCAGTTGGGTGATGGGACCACCGCTGACAGCAGCGTGCCTGTCGCGGTGAGTCTGTCGGCGGGTACCACGGTCACCGCTATCGCCGCCGGTACTAACCACAACCTGGCCCTAGTCGCGCCTCCAACGTCCAGTGTTGCGTTGCGGGTCACGCCGTCGAATCCGGAGGTGGGTCAGGATGTCACCCTCACCGCTACGGTCACCTGCACCGGCGACACGCCCGCGGGAACGGTCATGTTCCGTGACAACACGGCCGTGCTGGTCACCGCACCCCTGACCATCGATGGCACCGCCAGCCACACCATGAAGCTGGCGCCGGGCGAGCACAGCCTCACCGCCGACTACACGAGTTCCAACACCTGCCCGGACAGTCGTTCCGTGCCCGTCAGCGTCACGGTCGCCCCAGCACCCGACGGTCCCGACCTTCCTGTCACCGGCCCGAACCTGCCGACCGTCGTCGGTGCTGCCGCCCTGTTCACCCTGGCCGGTGCCACCCTGATTCGCCTCACCGGCCGACGTCGGCCGGTGTCACACCAGCTGCGATGA